In one window of Brassica rapa cultivar Chiifu-401-42 chromosome A07, CAAS_Brap_v3.01, whole genome shotgun sequence DNA:
- the LOC103828372 gene encoding diacylglycerol kinase 3, with translation MDATTEKFVASRSSTVDSTAAMRGCGLANLTWVGVDKEELRQRLLMPEYLRLAMRDCIKRKDASAIPDHLLLPGGGVADMAPHAPMVVFINPKSGGRHGPVLKERLQQLMSDEQVFDLTEVKPHEFVRYGLACLEKVAAEGDECAKECRARLRIMVAGGDGTVGWVLGCLGELNKDETSHIPPVGVIPLGTGNDLSRSFGWGGSFPFAWRSAVKRTLHRASMGPVARLDSWKILVSMPSGEVVDPPYSLKASEENELDQGLEAGVDAPPVAKTYEGVFYNYLSIGMDAQVAYGFHHLRNTKPYLAQGPISNKLIYSGFSCTQGWFCTPCVSDPGLRGLRNILKIHIKKVNCSQWEEIAVPKNVRSVVALNLQSYGSGSHPWGNLKPDYLEKRGFVEAHSDDGLIEIFAFKHGWHASFVMTELISAKHIAQAAAVRFELRGGDWKDAFLQMDGEPWKQPMNPEYSTFVEIKKVPFQSLMINGA, from the exons ATGGATGCAACGACGGAGAAATTCGTTGCTTCACGGTCATCCACGGTTGATTCCACCGCGGCGATGAGAGGCTGTGGGCTTGCTAATCTGACGTGGGTCGGTGTAGACAAGGAGGAGCTGCGTCAGAGGCTGTTGATGCCTGAGTATTTACGTTTGGCCATGCGTGACTGTATCAAAAGGAAAGATGCCTCGGCGATTCCTGACCATTTGCTTCTTCCCGGTGGCGGCGTCGCTGACATGGCTCCTCACGCGCCGATGGTTGTGTTTATCAATCCTAAAAGTGGTGGTCGTCATGGTCCGGTGCTTAAAGAGAGGCTTCAACAGTTGATGAGCGATGAACAG GTGTTTGATCTCACGGAAGTGAAGCCACATGAGTTTGTTCGATACGGTTTGGCGTGTTTGGAGAAAGTTGCAGCGGAAGGAGATGAATGTGCTAAAGAATGCAGAGCTAGGTTAAGGATTATG GTTGCAGGAGGTGATGGTACTGTTGGTTGGGTTCTTGGATGTCTTGGAGAGCTTAACAAAGATGAAACATCACATATTCCTCCTGTTGGCGTTATCCCTCTTGGTACAGGGAATGATCTCTCAAGGAGTTTTGGTTGG GGTGGTTCGTTCCCTTTTGCATGGAGATCTGCTGTTAAAAGAACACTCCATCGCGCAAGCATGGGTCCAGTTGCTAGGCTAGATAG CTGGAAGATTCTAGTGTCAATGCCATCTGGAGAAGTGGTGGATCCTCCTTACTCTTTAAAAGCATCCGAGGAAAATGAACTCGACCAGGGTTTAGAGGCAGGAGTAGATGCCCCGCCAGTGGCAAAGACCTATGAAGGAGTGTTCTACAATTACTTAAGCATTGGAATGGATGCTCAAGTTGCATATGGCTTCCATCATCTTCGCAACACTAAACCATATCTTGCTCAAGGCCCCATCTCAAACAag CTTATTTATTCTGGCTTTAGCTGCACTCAGGGTTGGTTCTGCACGCCGTGTGTCAGTGATCCAGGCTTAAG GGGACTTAGGAACATATTGAAAATCCACATCAAGAAGGTTAACTGCTCTCAATGGGAAGAGATAGCAGTCCCCAAAAA TGTGAGATCAGTTGTGGCATTGAATCTTCAAAGCTATGGAAGTGGAAGTCATCCCTGGGGTAATCTAAAACCTGACTATCTAGAGAAG AGAGGTTTTGTGGAGGCACATTCTGATGATGGTTTGATAGAGATCTTTGCTTTCAAGCATGGATGGCATGCGTCATTTGTCATGACTGAGCTCATCTCAGCCAAGCACATAGCTCAG GCTGCTGCTGTTAGATTTGAGCTAAGAGGAGGTGACTGGAAAGATGCGTTCTTGCAAATGGATGGTGAGCCATGGAAGCAACCTATGAATCCTGAGTATTCAACGTTTGTGGAGATTAAAAAAGTTCCATTTCAATCTCTGATGATAAATGGGGCATGA
- the LOC103828371 gene encoding small nuclear ribonucleoprotein E isoform X1, translating into MASTKVQRIMTQPINLIFRFLQSKARIQIWLFEQKDLRIEGRITGFDEYMNLVLDEAEEVSIKKNTRKQLGRILLKGDNITLMMNTGK; encoded by the exons ATGGCGAGCACCAAAGTTCAAAGGATTATGACCCAACCTATC AACTTGATTTTTAGGTTTCTTCAAAGC AAAGCTAGGATCCAGATTTGGCTTTTTGAGCAGAAAGATTTGAGGATTGAAGGAAGAATCACT GGGTTTGACGAATACATGAACCTAGTGTTGGATGAAGCTGAAGAAGTGAGCATCAAGAAGAACACCAGAAAACAACTTG GAAGGATTCTTCTTAAAGGAGACAACATAACGCTGATGATGAACAC GGGAAAGTGA
- the LOC103828375 gene encoding uncharacterized protein LOC103828375, protein MASFLNVLKEVMCILHESGKLFLKNKKLMFSVLVFPLFLNVLVYLFNVFAIKPEITNLIQESSLIPLMDPSTPEYLAHLMKVFQDFQQFVVSSYIFAAVSSVINLLSVLVIVHASALTHKEENVKLKDFPVLLTLKYWKGPLVTYFYIVLFTLGYWFLFFIVLFPLLLFSTKLDYLAAKSGALFVLFSVFESYLAIVWYLSLVISILEETYGIQALGKAAKIVKGMKPKLFLLNLFFGLVSFGLVQIVRRVDLNSSFPVILTIGLVLVSSIAAVRMFQLVSYTITYFQCKGLQGKDVESLRDVEYMKLSSTTLIGALP, encoded by the coding sequence ATGGCTTCCTTCTTGAATGTTCTAAAAGAGGTTATGTGTATCTTACATGAATCTGGCAAACTCTTTCTCAAGAACAAGAAGTTGATGTTCTCTGTCTTGGTATTCCCTCTGTTTCTAAATGTTTTAGTTTACTTGTTCAACGTCTTTGCCATCAAACCCGAGATAACAAACTTGATTCAAGAATCAAGTCTGATACCTTTGATGGATCCAAGCACCCCAGAATACTTAGCCCATCTTATGAAAGTCTTTCAAGATTTTCAACAATTTGTGGTGTCTTCATACATCTTTGCCGCAGTCTCCTCCGTCATCAACCTTTTATCGGTTCTAGTCATCGTCCATGCTTCTGCTCTTACTCATAAAGAAGAGAATGTGAAGCTCAAAGATTTTCCGGTTCTTCTGACCCTTAAATATTGGAAGGGACCTCTTGTGACCTATTTCTACATTGTTCTGTTCACTCTTGGCTATTGGTTTCTCTTCTTCATAGTTCTTTTCCCTCTTCTTTTGTTCTCTACAAAACTCGATTACTTGGCAGCCAAGTCTGGGGCTTTGTTTGTTCTGTTCTCAGTGTTTGAGTCCTATTTAGCTATCGTTTGGTATCTATCTTTGGTCATATCGATCCTCGAGGAAACTTATGGGATCCAAGCTTTGGGGAAAGCTGCAAAGATCGTTAAAGGGATGAAACCGAAACTATTCCTCTTGAATCTTTTCTTCGGTTTAGTGTCCTTCGGTTTAGTTCAGATAGTGAGGCGGGTGGATTTGAACAGTTCATTTCCAGTTATCTTAACCATCGGTTTGGTTCTTGTGAGTTCTATCGCTGCAGTGAGGATGTTTCAGCTTGTGAGTTACACCATTACCTATTTCCAATGTAAGGGACTCCAAGGCAAAGACGTTGAGTCGCTGAGGGATGTTGAATATATGAAACTATCCTCCACTACGCTCATAGGAGCATTGCCTTGA
- the LOC103828373 gene encoding preprotein translocase subunit SCY1, chloroplastic isoform X2, with protein MITVSQVSSYSSSSSNLASLSRLNPKSCWRLRSSSLYGPSFSIPTKTRNTCCKANSWKNLGLVINSRSSEVSTFDPLGINPKEASGLSSIWESLLSVLSPSFESSSGSKRDKPSSGRGVAAAIEDSSIDFGDFFKGPLPGKFLKLLGFLALSRLGIYIPLGGVNREAFVGNLDQNSLLTTLDTFSGGGIGRLGICSLGIVPFINAQIVFQLLAQVYPKLQDLQKKEGEAGRKKILQYTRYASVGFAIVQAIGQAVYLRPYVNDFSTEWVVSSVTLLTLGSVLTTYIGERISDLKLGNGTSLLIFTSIISYLPASFGRTAAEALQEGNYTGLATIVVSFLLLVLGIVYVQEAERKIPLNYASRYTSKAGGLQKSAYLPFKVNSAGVMPIIFSTSSLALPATLARFTGISSLKNVAYGLNPGGSFYLPTNILLIAFFNYYYTFLQLDPDDVSEQLKRQGASIPLVRPGKSTALFIKTVLGRISVLGSAFLAVLAAGPAVVEQITHLTAFRGFAGTSVLILVGCATDTARKVQAEIISQKYKNIEFYELDKYDP; from the exons ATGATAACGGTAAGCCAAGTTTCCtcttactcttcttcttcttcaaaccTCGCTTCTCTGTCTCGTCTCAACCCCAAATCATGCTGGAGACTCCGAAGCTCTTCTCTGTACGGACCAAGCTTCTCCATTCCGACCAAAACCAGGAACACTTGTTGTAAAGCCAATTCATGGAAGAATCTCGGTCTGGTCATCAACTCTAGAAG CTCTGAGGTTTCGACATTTGATCCTTTGGGCATTAATCCAAAAGAAGCTTCTGGCCTGAGTAGCATTTGGGAAAGCCTTCTGAGTGTTTTGTCTCCATCATTTGAAAGCTCCTCTGGTAGCAAAAGAGATAAGCCGTCTTCTGGTCGAGGCGTGGCAG CGGCTATTGAGGACAGTTCCATTGACTTTGGAGATTTCTTCAAAGGCCCATTACCTGGAAAGTTCCTAAAGCTTCTCGGCTTCTTAGCACTCTCTCGCCTCGGAATCTACATCCCACTAGGTGGAGTCAACCGAGAAGCCTTTGTCGGAAACTTGGATCAGAACAGCTTGTTAACCACTCTAGACACATTCTCCGGTGGTGGCATTGGTAGACTCGGCATATGCTCCCTCGGTATCGTCCCTTTCATCAACGCCCAGATCGTGTTTCAGCTTCTTGCTCAAGTCTACCCCAAGCTGCAAGACCTTCAGAAGAAAGAAGGCGAAGCGGGTAGGAAAAAGATCCTTCAGTACACTCGTTATGCTTCGGTTGGATTCGCTATAGTGCAGGCGATAGGACAAGCGGTTTACCTCCGTCCTTACGTGAATGACTTCAGCACTGAATGGGTTGTTTCGTCCGTCACGCTGCTAACGCTTGGCTCTGTCCTCACTACTTATATTGGAGAGAGAATCTCTGATCTGAAGCTTGGAAACGGCACTTCGCTTTTGATATTCACGAGTATTATCTCTTACTTGCCTGCTTCATTTGGTAGAACAGCGGCAGAAGCTTTGCAAGAAGGGAACTATACTGGTCTCGCTACTATAGTTGTTTCATTCCTTCTCTTGGTACTTGGAATCGTCTATGTTCAG GAAGCAGAGAGGAAGATTCCGCTCAACTATGCGTCGAGATACACCAGCAAAGCAGGTGGGCTTCAGAAGTCTGCTTATCTTCCATTCAAGGTCAATAGTGCTGGAGTGATGCCTATCATATTCTCCACGTCATCTCTTGCTCTCCCTGCTACTCTAGCGCGATTCACCGGCATATCTTCTCTGAAGAATGTTGCTTATGGTTTGAACCCCGGAG GTTCGTTCTATCTTCCAACCAACATACTTCTCATAGCTTTCTTCAACTACTACTACACTTTCCTGCAACTTGACCCAGACGATGTGAGTGAACAATTGAAACGACAAGGTGCATCCATCCCTCTTGTCCGGCCTGGTAAAAGCACTGCTCTCTTCATCAAAACC GTTCTTGGCCGGATATCTGTTCTTGGATCAGCATTTCTGGCTGTTCTTGCTGCTGGTCCTGCTGTGGTGGAACAGATCACTCACTTGACAGCATTCAGAGGATTTGCTGGTACTTCTGTTCTGATTCTCGTAGGGTGCGCGACAGATACTGCAAGAAAGGTTCAAGCTGAGATCATCTCGCAGAAGTACAAGAACATTGAGTTTTATGAGCTTGACAAGTATGATCCATGA
- the LOC103828371 gene encoding small nuclear ribonucleoprotein E isoform X2 yields MASTKVQRIMTQPIVRGSSLLLFRPNFSFCFFCRRRIQNLIFRFLQSKARIQIWLFEQKDLRIEGRITGFDEYMNLVLDEAEEVSIKKNTRKQLGRILLKGDNITLMMNTGK; encoded by the exons ATGGCGAGCACCAAAGTTCAAAGGATTATGACCCAACCTATCGTGCGTGGATCTTCTCTGTTATTGTTTCgac ctaatttttccttttgttttttttgccgGCGGCGGATCCAGAACTTGATTTTTAGGTTTCTTCAAAGC AAAGCTAGGATCCAGATTTGGCTTTTTGAGCAGAAAGATTTGAGGATTGAAGGAAGAATCACT GGGTTTGACGAATACATGAACCTAGTGTTGGATGAAGCTGAAGAAGTGAGCATCAAGAAGAACACCAGAAAACAACTTG GAAGGATTCTTCTTAAAGGAGACAACATAACGCTGATGATGAACAC GGGAAAGTGA
- the LOC103828373 gene encoding preprotein translocase subunit SCY1, chloroplastic isoform X1, with amino-acid sequence MITVSQVSSYSSSSSNLASLSRLNPKSCWRLRSSSLYGPSFSIPTKTRNTCCKANSWKNLGLVINSRRVSLFSSEVSTFDPLGINPKEASGLSSIWESLLSVLSPSFESSSGSKRDKPSSGRGVAAAIEDSSIDFGDFFKGPLPGKFLKLLGFLALSRLGIYIPLGGVNREAFVGNLDQNSLLTTLDTFSGGGIGRLGICSLGIVPFINAQIVFQLLAQVYPKLQDLQKKEGEAGRKKILQYTRYASVGFAIVQAIGQAVYLRPYVNDFSTEWVVSSVTLLTLGSVLTTYIGERISDLKLGNGTSLLIFTSIISYLPASFGRTAAEALQEGNYTGLATIVVSFLLLVLGIVYVQEAERKIPLNYASRYTSKAGGLQKSAYLPFKVNSAGVMPIIFSTSSLALPATLARFTGISSLKNVAYGLNPGGSFYLPTNILLIAFFNYYYTFLQLDPDDVSEQLKRQGASIPLVRPGKSTALFIKTVLGRISVLGSAFLAVLAAGPAVVEQITHLTAFRGFAGTSVLILVGCATDTARKVQAEIISQKYKNIEFYELDKYDP; translated from the exons ATGATAACGGTAAGCCAAGTTTCCtcttactcttcttcttcttcaaaccTCGCTTCTCTGTCTCGTCTCAACCCCAAATCATGCTGGAGACTCCGAAGCTCTTCTCTGTACGGACCAAGCTTCTCCATTCCGACCAAAACCAGGAACACTTGTTGTAAAGCCAATTCATGGAAGAATCTCGGTCTGGTCATCAACTCTAGAAG AGTATCTCTGTTCAGCTCTGAGGTTTCGACATTTGATCCTTTGGGCATTAATCCAAAAGAAGCTTCTGGCCTGAGTAGCATTTGGGAAAGCCTTCTGAGTGTTTTGTCTCCATCATTTGAAAGCTCCTCTGGTAGCAAAAGAGATAAGCCGTCTTCTGGTCGAGGCGTGGCAG CGGCTATTGAGGACAGTTCCATTGACTTTGGAGATTTCTTCAAAGGCCCATTACCTGGAAAGTTCCTAAAGCTTCTCGGCTTCTTAGCACTCTCTCGCCTCGGAATCTACATCCCACTAGGTGGAGTCAACCGAGAAGCCTTTGTCGGAAACTTGGATCAGAACAGCTTGTTAACCACTCTAGACACATTCTCCGGTGGTGGCATTGGTAGACTCGGCATATGCTCCCTCGGTATCGTCCCTTTCATCAACGCCCAGATCGTGTTTCAGCTTCTTGCTCAAGTCTACCCCAAGCTGCAAGACCTTCAGAAGAAAGAAGGCGAAGCGGGTAGGAAAAAGATCCTTCAGTACACTCGTTATGCTTCGGTTGGATTCGCTATAGTGCAGGCGATAGGACAAGCGGTTTACCTCCGTCCTTACGTGAATGACTTCAGCACTGAATGGGTTGTTTCGTCCGTCACGCTGCTAACGCTTGGCTCTGTCCTCACTACTTATATTGGAGAGAGAATCTCTGATCTGAAGCTTGGAAACGGCACTTCGCTTTTGATATTCACGAGTATTATCTCTTACTTGCCTGCTTCATTTGGTAGAACAGCGGCAGAAGCTTTGCAAGAAGGGAACTATACTGGTCTCGCTACTATAGTTGTTTCATTCCTTCTCTTGGTACTTGGAATCGTCTATGTTCAG GAAGCAGAGAGGAAGATTCCGCTCAACTATGCGTCGAGATACACCAGCAAAGCAGGTGGGCTTCAGAAGTCTGCTTATCTTCCATTCAAGGTCAATAGTGCTGGAGTGATGCCTATCATATTCTCCACGTCATCTCTTGCTCTCCCTGCTACTCTAGCGCGATTCACCGGCATATCTTCTCTGAAGAATGTTGCTTATGGTTTGAACCCCGGAG GTTCGTTCTATCTTCCAACCAACATACTTCTCATAGCTTTCTTCAACTACTACTACACTTTCCTGCAACTTGACCCAGACGATGTGAGTGAACAATTGAAACGACAAGGTGCATCCATCCCTCTTGTCCGGCCTGGTAAAAGCACTGCTCTCTTCATCAAAACC GTTCTTGGCCGGATATCTGTTCTTGGATCAGCATTTCTGGCTGTTCTTGCTGCTGGTCCTGCTGTGGTGGAACAGATCACTCACTTGACAGCATTCAGAGGATTTGCTGGTACTTCTGTTCTGATTCTCGTAGGGTGCGCGACAGATACTGCAAGAAAGGTTCAAGCTGAGATCATCTCGCAGAAGTACAAGAACATTGAGTTTTATGAGCTTGACAAGTATGATCCATGA